A single Anopheles funestus chromosome 2RL, idAnoFuneDA-416_04, whole genome shotgun sequence DNA region contains:
- the LOC125761420 gene encoding endoplasmin, with product MKYLLLLVLGVFLISGIHHVRAEADDDDDTLPRVDNDLGASKEGSRTDAEAVKREEEAIKLDGLNVAQMKELREKSEKFTFQAEVNRMMKLIINSLYRNKEIFLRELISNASDALDKIRLLSLTDPSVLDSNRNLEVKIKADKEGKVLHIIDTGIGMTKQDLVNNLGTIAKSGTADFLSKMQEKDKADGQDVNDMIGQFGVGFYSAFLVADRVVVTTKHNDDKQYIWESDAASFSIVEDPRGNTLERGSQVSLHLKEEALDFLEDDTVKQLIKKYSQFINFPIYMWTSKEVEEEVAVEEETTEKPVDKNEDSTDEEEDVKVEEEETTDSDKPKTKKVKKTVWNWEIMNDSKPIWTRKVSEVTDEEYTEFYKSLTKDTSEPLTQTHFIAEGEVTFKSLLFVPKVQPSESFNKYGTKADNIKLYVRRVFITDEFNDMMPNYLNFIRGVVDSDDLPLNVSRETLQQHKLIKVIKKKLVRKALDMIKKIDKEQYDKFWQEYSTNIKLGIMEDPSNRSRLAKLLRFQSSSTKNKEFTGLSDYVARMKPKQDNIYFIAGPNRAEIEKSPFVERLLSRGYEVLFLVEAVDEYSISALPEFDGKRFQNVAKEGFTLNESEETKARFEELKTEYEPLLKWLNDVALKDKIAKAQLSERLANSPCALVASMFGWTGNMERLALANAHQKTDDPQRHYYLNQKKTLEINPRHPLMRELLRRVEVDTDDLVAKDMAVLMFNTATLRSGFQLPETADFADSIERMMRQTLGVSLDEQPEQEVFVDEPAEDEAGGADEEEESIDADGEHDEL from the exons ATGAAGTACTTGCTACTTCTAGTACTGGGTGTGTTCCTGATTTCAG GAATTCACCACGTACGTGCGGAAgccgatgatgacgatgacacACTGCCAAGGGTGGACAATGATCTCGGCGCATCAAAGGAAGGTTCGCGAACTGATGCGGAGGCGGTCAAGCGTGAAGAGGAAGCTATCAAACTGGACGGTCTCAACGTGGCCCAGATGAAGGAACTGCGGGAAAAGTCGGAAAAGTTTACCTTCCAGGCGGAGGTGAACCGCATGATGAAGCTCATCATTAACTCGCTGTACCGCAATAAGGAAATTTTCCTCCGCGAGTTGATTTCGAACGCATCGGACGCACTGGACAAGATTCGTCTGCTGTCGCTAACAGATCCTTCCGTGCTGGACAGTAATCGGAATCTGGAGGTAAAGATCAAGGCGGACAAGGAGGGCAAGGTGCTGCACATCATCGACACCGGTATCGGCATGACGAAGCAAGATCTCGTGAACAATTTGGGTACGATCGCTAAATCCGGCACGGCCGATTTCCTGTCAAAGATGCAGGAGAAGGACAAGGCTGACGGACAGGACGTGAACGATATGATCGGCCAGTTCGGTGTCGGTTTCTACTCGGCATTCCTCGTAGCCGATCGGGTCGTAGTGACGACGAAGCACAACGACGACAAACAGTACATTTGGGAGTCGGATGCTGCCAGCTTTAGCATTGTGGAGGATCCGCGTGGTAACACCCTGGAACGTGGTTCGCAGGTCTCGCTGCATCTGAAGGAGGAAGCCCTCGACTTCCTGGAGGACGATACGGTCAAGCAGCTGATCAAGAAGTACTCGCAGTTCATCAACTTCCCGATCTACATGTGGACGAGCAAGGAAGTGGAAGAGGAGGTGGCCGTCGAGGAGGAAACCACCGAAAAACCGGTGGACAAGAACGAGGACAGCACggacgaggaggaggacgtgAAGGTCGAGGAGGAAGAGACGACCGACAGTGACAAACCGAAGACGAAGAAGGTGAAGAAAACAGTCTGGAACTGGGAGATCATGAACGACAGCAAACCGATCTGGACGCGCAAGGTCAGCGAAGTGACGGATGAAGAGTACACCGAGTTCTACAAGAGCCTCACCAAGGACACGTCGGAACCGCTGACCCAAACGCACTTCATCGCGGAAGGAGAGGTAACGTTCAAGTCGCTGTTGTTCGTGCCGAAGGTACAACCGTCGGAAAGCTTCAACAAGTACGGCACGAAGGCGGACAACATCAAACTGTACGTGCGCCGAGTGTTCATTACGGATGAGTTCAACGACATGATGCCGAACTATCTAAACTTCATCCGTGGTGTGGTCGATTCCGACGATCTGCCGCTGAACGTGTCGCGTGAAACACTCCAGCAGCACAAACTGATCAAGGTGATCAAGAAGAAGCTCGTCCGCAAGGCGCTCGATATGATCAAGAAGATCGACAAGGAGCAGTACGACAAGTTCTGGCAGGAGTACTCCACCAACATTAAGCTGGGCATCATGGAGGATCCGAGCAATCGGTCGCGATTGGCCAAGCTGCTCCGGTTCCAGTCGTCCTCGACGAAGAACAAGGAATTCACAGGCCTGTCGGACTATGTGGCACGCATGAAGCCCAAGCAGGACAACATCTACTTCATTGCCGGTCCGAACCGTGCCGAGATTGAAAAGTCCCCGTTCGTCGAGCGTTTGCTGTCGCGCGGCTATGAGGTTCTCTTCCTGGTGGAGGCAGTCGATGAGTACAGCATTTCTGCACTGCCCGAGTTTGACGGCAAACGGTTCCAGAACGTTGCCAAGGAGGGCTTCACGTTGAACGAATCCGAAGAGACGAAGGCACGCTTCGAGGAGTTGAAGACGGAGTACGAGCCACTGCTGAAATGGTTGAACGATGTCGCGTTGAAGGACAAGATTGCTAAAGCCCAGCTGTCCGAACGGCTGGCCAACTCGCCGTGTGCCCTGGTCGCCTCGATGTTTGGCTGGACGGGCAACATGGAACGATTGGCACTGGCCAATGCGCACCAGAAAACGGACGATCCGCAGCGCCACTACTATCTGAATCAGAAGAAGACGCTCGAAATCAACCCGCGCCATCCGCTGATGCGTGAGCTGCTGCGCCGAGTAGAGGTAGACACGGACGATCTTGTGGCGAAGGATATGGCGGTGCTGATGTTCAACACGGCTACGTTGCGATCGGGCTTCCAGCTGCCGGAAACGGCCGACTTTGCCGACAGCATCGAGCGCATGATGCGCCAAACGTTGGGTGTATCGCTGGACGAACAACCCGAGCAGGAAGTGTTCGTAGACGAACCGGCAGAGGACGAGGCGGGTGGTGCGGACGAGGAAGAAGAATCCATCGATGCCGATGGGGAGCATGACGAGCTGTAA
- the LOC125761461 gene encoding cyclin-dependent kinase 2-associated protein 1: protein MDYVDIQAVESKLTDVTVTPIPMIKNAHTNHNTGSSSSSNYNNNTANITITPQINHRSSSSNNQHSSVSSSANDGSSGALALTVGSNNSAANLVAPVTTFNHFPNNAGLSKYAQLLMVIEEMGRDLRPTYSGSRNSAERLKRLIVHARILVRECLVETERSARQ from the coding sequence ATGGACTACGTCGATATACAGGCCGTTGAATCGAAGCTTACCGACGTGACGGTCACTCCGATACCGATGATAAAGAATGCACATACCAATCACAACACcgggagcagcagcagcagcaactacaacaacaacacggcCAATATTACGATAACTCCGCAGATTAATCAtcgcagcagcagtagcaacaaCCAACATAGCAGTGTATCCTCTTCGGCCAACGATGGGTCCTCGGGTGCACTAGCATTAACCGTCGGCTCAAACAACAGTGCTGCAAATCTGGTGGCCCCGGTCACTACGTTTAATCACTTCCCCAACAACGCAGGACTGTCGAAGTACGCTCAGCTCCTAATGGTGATCGAGGAGATGGGACGCGACTTACGTCCAACGTACTCCGGAAGTAGAAATTCAGCCGAGCGGCTGAAACGATTGATCGTGCACGCCCGCATTCTGGTTCGGGAGTGCTTGGTAGAAACGGAACGATCCGCAAGACAGTAA
- the LOC125761424 gene encoding bifunctional purine biosynthesis protein ATIC isoform X1: protein MCWKRTIASFAGCSFHFWTSESSLCVTSTVKGWKRYSTITMASGKIALVSVSDKSGLIEFAKGLNELGLKLVASGGTAKAIRDQCLPVRDVSDITGAPEMLGGRVKTLHPAVHAGILARMTESDQRDIRQQSYELAQIVVCNLYPFGLTISKPDVTIADAVENIDIGGVTLLRAAAKNHQRATVLCDPKDYPKVLDEIRQHGDTTPATRQVLALKAFTHTAEYDAIISDYFRKQYSAGVSQLNLRYGMNPHQKPAQIFTMLERLPLKVVNAAPGFINLCDALNGWQLVRELKRALGLPAATSFKHVSPAGAAVGVPLSLDQAKLCMVDDMYDSLTPLATAYARARGADRMSSFGDFVALSDTCDLATAKIISREVSDGIIAPGYTEEALEVLRKKKNGSYCVLQIDPTYEPSPVERKTLFGLQLEQRRNDADINKALFTNVVTKNKTLPEGALRDMIVATIALKYTQSNSVCYAKDGQVVGIGAGQQSRIHCTRLAGDKADNWWLRQHPRVTGMQFRKGVKRAEISNAIDNYVNGTVGKDMPVAQFEAMLEKVPAPLTVDDKEKWTRQLTGVSLGSDAFFPFRDNVDRAKLSGVSYIASPSGSTNDAGVIEACNEHDIVMVHTNLRLFHH from the exons ATGTGCTGGAAACGAACGATCGCTTCCTTTGCCGGATGCT CGTTTCATTTCTGGACCTCCGAGAGCAGTCTTTGCGTGACTTCGACAGTGAAAGGTTGGAAACGATACAGCACCATCACCATGGCCAGTGGAAAAATTG CCCTCGTAAGTGTGTCGGACAAGTCCGGGCTGATCGAGTTTGCCAAGGGATTGAACGAGCTCGGCTTGAAGCTGGTAGCAAGTGGTGGAACGGCGAAAGCGATCCGCGACCAATGTTTGCCCGTGCGCGATGTTTCGGATATTACCGGTGCACCGGAAATGCTTGGTGGGCGAGTGAAAACTCTCCATCCGGCGGTGCATGCCGGTATTTTGGCGCGTATGACCGAATCCGACCAGCGGGACATTCGTCAGCAGAGCTATGAGTTGGCTCAGATTGTCGTGTGCAATCTGTACCCATTCGGATTGACCATCTCCAAGCCGGACGTGACGATTGCGGATGCGGTGGAAAACATCGACATCGGTGGAGTGACGCTGTTGCGGGCCGCTGCTAAGAACCATCAGCGTGCCACGGTGCTTTGCGACCCGAAGGACTATCCGAAGGTGTTGGATGAGATCCGGCAGCATGGCGATACGACTCCGGCCACCCGTCAGGTGCTGGCGCTTAAAGCGTTCACACACACCGCTGAGTACGATGCGATCATTTCCGACTACTTCCGCAAGCAGTACTCGGCGGGTGTATCGCAGCTTAATCTGCGCTACGGCATGAACCCGCACCAGAAACCGGCCCAGATCTTTACCATGCTGGAACGGTTGCCTCTGAAGGTGGTTAATGCGGCACCGGGCTTTATTAATCTGTGCGACGCACTAAATGGATGGCAGTTGGTGCGTGAACTGAAGCGCGCACTCGGTCTGCCGGCTGCAACCAGCTTCAAGCACGTGTCGCCTGCCGGTGCAGCAGTTGGCGTGCCACTGTCCCTCGACCAGGCCAAGCTGTGCATGGTGGACGATATGTATGATAGTCTAACACCGCTGGCTACGGCTTACGCTCGTGCTCGCGGTGCTGACCGTATGTCCTCGTTCGGTGATTTTGTTGCACTGTCCGATACATGTGATCTTGCCACGGCCAAGATCATCTCGCGCGAAGTATCGGACGGTATCATTGCGCCGGGCTACACTGAGGAAGCGCTCGAGGTACTGCGCAAGAAGAAGAACGGTTCGTACTGTGTACTGCAGATTGATCCCACATACGAACCGAGCCCGGTCGAACGCAAAACGCTGTTCGGATTGCAGCTCGAGCAACGGCGCAACGATGCCGACATTAACAAGGCGCTGTTCACTAATGTCGTTACCAAGAACAAAACACTACCGGAGGGGGCATTGCGCGATATGATCGTGGCCACTATCGCGCTCAAATACACGCAGAGCAATTCCGTCTGTTACGCGAAGGACGGACAGGTGGTTGGAATTGGTGCGGGACAGCAGTCACGTATTCACTGTACGCGGTTGGCCGGTGACAAAGCCGACAACTGGTGGTTGCGCCAGCATCCGCGCGTTACCGGTATGCAATTCCGGAAGGGAGTTAAGCGAGCAGAAATTTCGAACGCGATCGATAACTACGTGAACGGAACGGTTGGCAAGGATATGCCGGTGGCGCAGTTTGAAGCAATGCTGGAGAAGGTACCGGCCCCGCTCACCGTAGACGACAAGGAGAAGTGGACGCGCCAGCTGACGGGCGTTTCCCTCGGTTCGGATGCGTTCTTCCCGTTCCGGGACAATGTCGATCGGGCGAAGCTGAGTGGCGTGTCGTACATTGCGAGCCCATCCGGTTCGACGAACGATGCGGGTGTGATCGAGGCATGCAACGAACACGACATCGTGATGGTGCACACAAATCTCCGTCTTTTCCATCATTAA
- the LOC125761424 gene encoding bifunctional purine biosynthesis protein ATIC isoform X3, with product MASGKIALVSVSDKSGLIEFAKGLNELGLKLVASGGTAKAIRDQCLPVRDVSDITGAPEMLGGRVKTLHPAVHAGILARMTESDQRDIRQQSYELAQIVVCNLYPFGLTISKPDVTIADAVENIDIGGVTLLRAAAKNHQRATVLCDPKDYPKVLDEIRQHGDTTPATRQVLALKAFTHTAEYDAIISDYFRKQYSAGVSQLNLRYGMNPHQKPAQIFTMLERLPLKVVNAAPGFINLCDALNGWQLVRELKRALGLPAATSFKHVSPAGAAVGVPLSLDQAKLCMVDDMYDSLTPLATAYARARGADRMSSFGDFVALSDTCDLATAKIISREVSDGIIAPGYTEEALEVLRKKKNGSYCVLQIDPTYEPSPVERKTLFGLQLEQRRNDADINKALFTNVVTKNKTLPEGALRDMIVATIALKYTQSNSVCYAKDGQVVGIGAGQQSRIHCTRLAGDKADNWWLRQHPRVTGMQFRKGVKRAEISNAIDNYVNGTVGKDMPVAQFEAMLEKVPAPLTVDDKEKWTRQLTGVSLGSDAFFPFRDNVDRAKLSGVSYIASPSGSTNDAGVIEACNEHDIVMVHTNLRLFHH from the exons ATGGCCAGTGGAAAAATTG CCCTCGTAAGTGTGTCGGACAAGTCCGGGCTGATCGAGTTTGCCAAGGGATTGAACGAGCTCGGCTTGAAGCTGGTAGCAAGTGGTGGAACGGCGAAAGCGATCCGCGACCAATGTTTGCCCGTGCGCGATGTTTCGGATATTACCGGTGCACCGGAAATGCTTGGTGGGCGAGTGAAAACTCTCCATCCGGCGGTGCATGCCGGTATTTTGGCGCGTATGACCGAATCCGACCAGCGGGACATTCGTCAGCAGAGCTATGAGTTGGCTCAGATTGTCGTGTGCAATCTGTACCCATTCGGATTGACCATCTCCAAGCCGGACGTGACGATTGCGGATGCGGTGGAAAACATCGACATCGGTGGAGTGACGCTGTTGCGGGCCGCTGCTAAGAACCATCAGCGTGCCACGGTGCTTTGCGACCCGAAGGACTATCCGAAGGTGTTGGATGAGATCCGGCAGCATGGCGATACGACTCCGGCCACCCGTCAGGTGCTGGCGCTTAAAGCGTTCACACACACCGCTGAGTACGATGCGATCATTTCCGACTACTTCCGCAAGCAGTACTCGGCGGGTGTATCGCAGCTTAATCTGCGCTACGGCATGAACCCGCACCAGAAACCGGCCCAGATCTTTACCATGCTGGAACGGTTGCCTCTGAAGGTGGTTAATGCGGCACCGGGCTTTATTAATCTGTGCGACGCACTAAATGGATGGCAGTTGGTGCGTGAACTGAAGCGCGCACTCGGTCTGCCGGCTGCAACCAGCTTCAAGCACGTGTCGCCTGCCGGTGCAGCAGTTGGCGTGCCACTGTCCCTCGACCAGGCCAAGCTGTGCATGGTGGACGATATGTATGATAGTCTAACACCGCTGGCTACGGCTTACGCTCGTGCTCGCGGTGCTGACCGTATGTCCTCGTTCGGTGATTTTGTTGCACTGTCCGATACATGTGATCTTGCCACGGCCAAGATCATCTCGCGCGAAGTATCGGACGGTATCATTGCGCCGGGCTACACTGAGGAAGCGCTCGAGGTACTGCGCAAGAAGAAGAACGGTTCGTACTGTGTACTGCAGATTGATCCCACATACGAACCGAGCCCGGTCGAACGCAAAACGCTGTTCGGATTGCAGCTCGAGCAACGGCGCAACGATGCCGACATTAACAAGGCGCTGTTCACTAATGTCGTTACCAAGAACAAAACACTACCGGAGGGGGCATTGCGCGATATGATCGTGGCCACTATCGCGCTCAAATACACGCAGAGCAATTCCGTCTGTTACGCGAAGGACGGACAGGTGGTTGGAATTGGTGCGGGACAGCAGTCACGTATTCACTGTACGCGGTTGGCCGGTGACAAAGCCGACAACTGGTGGTTGCGCCAGCATCCGCGCGTTACCGGTATGCAATTCCGGAAGGGAGTTAAGCGAGCAGAAATTTCGAACGCGATCGATAACTACGTGAACGGAACGGTTGGCAAGGATATGCCGGTGGCGCAGTTTGAAGCAATGCTGGAGAAGGTACCGGCCCCGCTCACCGTAGACGACAAGGAGAAGTGGACGCGCCAGCTGACGGGCGTTTCCCTCGGTTCGGATGCGTTCTTCCCGTTCCGGGACAATGTCGATCGGGCGAAGCTGAGTGGCGTGTCGTACATTGCGAGCCCATCCGGTTCGACGAACGATGCGGGTGTGATCGAGGCATGCAACGAACACGACATCGTGATGGTGCACACAAATCTCCGTCTTTTCCATCATTAA
- the LOC125761442 gene encoding luciferin sulfotransferase, with translation MSFPYSINFVEPKQNEQLLKDFHGERTGFVQVGEKRWFFPSRFKQYAESLYSFEARSDDTWIVTYPRSGTTWTQEMVWLICNELDFETAKNIPLTQRFPFLEFHLFLHDEMKAKLLKENEHDIEHMKFIEQISQPVGLMLSEMKTPRYIKTHLPISLLPPSVFEKKAKIIYVARNPSDVAVSYYHLNRLYRTQGYVNDFETFYNYFEKDLTAWSPYWTHIKEGWAEKDRENVLFMYYEDMKRNLPATVRKTAAFLGKSFTDQQIETMCTHLDIRNFRNNKSVTCEELKTVGILNSGEQGFVRNGQVRANAEEMTEDIKRRIGEWMEQNLNGTDIKFPDC, from the exons CTGAAAGATTTTCAtg GAGAACGTACCGGATTTGTTCAAGTTGGAGAAAAGCGTTGGTTTTTCCCGTCCCGTTTCAAACAGTACGCCGAAAGTTTGTACTCGTTCGAGGCGCGATCGGACGATACGTGG ATCGTCACCTATCCACGATCGGGCACAACGTGGACACAGGAGATGGTTTGGTTGATATGCAACGAACTTGACTTTGAAACCGCCAAAAACATACCGTTGACGCAGAGATTTCCCTTTCTGGA atttcatttgtttctgcATGATGAAATGAAGGCAAAATTGTTGAAGGAAAACGAACACGACATTGAACATATGAAGTTCATTGAACAGATATCTCAACCCGTCGGGCTTATGCTGTCGGAAATGAAGACTCCTCGGTACATTAAAACTCATCTGCCCATATCGCTACTACCTCCGAGCGTGTTTGAGAAGAAGGCCAAG ATCATTTATGTCGCACGGAACCCTTCCGATGTGGCTGTGTCCTACTACCATCTCAATCGTTTGTATCGGACTCAGGGATATGTGAAtgattttgaaacattttacaactATTTTGAGAAGGATTTGA CTGCCTGGTCACCGTACTGGACCCACATCAAGGAAGGCTGGGCTGAGAAGGATCGTGAAAACGTTCTCTTTATGTACTACGAAGACATGAAGCGTAATCTGCCTGCCACCGTCCGTAAGACGGCCGCCTTTCTGGGCAAAAGTTTCACCGATCAGCAAATCGAAACCATGTGTACACATCTGGACATTCGGAACTTCCGCAACAACAAATCGGTCACGTGTGAGGAGCTCAAAACCGTTGGCATCTTGAACAGTGGCGAACAGGGATTCGTTCGCAATGGACAGGTGCGTGCCAATGCGGAGGAGATGACGGAGGATATCAAACGACGGATTGGCGAATGGATGGAGCAGAATTTGAACGGAACCGATATAAAGTTCCCGGACTGTTAG
- the LOC125761424 gene encoding bifunctional purine biosynthesis protein ATIC isoform X2, protein MLLCVTSTVKGWKRYSTITMASGKIALVSVSDKSGLIEFAKGLNELGLKLVASGGTAKAIRDQCLPVRDVSDITGAPEMLGGRVKTLHPAVHAGILARMTESDQRDIRQQSYELAQIVVCNLYPFGLTISKPDVTIADAVENIDIGGVTLLRAAAKNHQRATVLCDPKDYPKVLDEIRQHGDTTPATRQVLALKAFTHTAEYDAIISDYFRKQYSAGVSQLNLRYGMNPHQKPAQIFTMLERLPLKVVNAAPGFINLCDALNGWQLVRELKRALGLPAATSFKHVSPAGAAVGVPLSLDQAKLCMVDDMYDSLTPLATAYARARGADRMSSFGDFVALSDTCDLATAKIISREVSDGIIAPGYTEEALEVLRKKKNGSYCVLQIDPTYEPSPVERKTLFGLQLEQRRNDADINKALFTNVVTKNKTLPEGALRDMIVATIALKYTQSNSVCYAKDGQVVGIGAGQQSRIHCTRLAGDKADNWWLRQHPRVTGMQFRKGVKRAEISNAIDNYVNGTVGKDMPVAQFEAMLEKVPAPLTVDDKEKWTRQLTGVSLGSDAFFPFRDNVDRAKLSGVSYIASPSGSTNDAGVIEACNEHDIVMVHTNLRLFHH, encoded by the exons ATGCT TCTTTGCGTGACTTCGACAGTGAAAGGTTGGAAACGATACAGCACCATCACCATGGCCAGTGGAAAAATTG CCCTCGTAAGTGTGTCGGACAAGTCCGGGCTGATCGAGTTTGCCAAGGGATTGAACGAGCTCGGCTTGAAGCTGGTAGCAAGTGGTGGAACGGCGAAAGCGATCCGCGACCAATGTTTGCCCGTGCGCGATGTTTCGGATATTACCGGTGCACCGGAAATGCTTGGTGGGCGAGTGAAAACTCTCCATCCGGCGGTGCATGCCGGTATTTTGGCGCGTATGACCGAATCCGACCAGCGGGACATTCGTCAGCAGAGCTATGAGTTGGCTCAGATTGTCGTGTGCAATCTGTACCCATTCGGATTGACCATCTCCAAGCCGGACGTGACGATTGCGGATGCGGTGGAAAACATCGACATCGGTGGAGTGACGCTGTTGCGGGCCGCTGCTAAGAACCATCAGCGTGCCACGGTGCTTTGCGACCCGAAGGACTATCCGAAGGTGTTGGATGAGATCCGGCAGCATGGCGATACGACTCCGGCCACCCGTCAGGTGCTGGCGCTTAAAGCGTTCACACACACCGCTGAGTACGATGCGATCATTTCCGACTACTTCCGCAAGCAGTACTCGGCGGGTGTATCGCAGCTTAATCTGCGCTACGGCATGAACCCGCACCAGAAACCGGCCCAGATCTTTACCATGCTGGAACGGTTGCCTCTGAAGGTGGTTAATGCGGCACCGGGCTTTATTAATCTGTGCGACGCACTAAATGGATGGCAGTTGGTGCGTGAACTGAAGCGCGCACTCGGTCTGCCGGCTGCAACCAGCTTCAAGCACGTGTCGCCTGCCGGTGCAGCAGTTGGCGTGCCACTGTCCCTCGACCAGGCCAAGCTGTGCATGGTGGACGATATGTATGATAGTCTAACACCGCTGGCTACGGCTTACGCTCGTGCTCGCGGTGCTGACCGTATGTCCTCGTTCGGTGATTTTGTTGCACTGTCCGATACATGTGATCTTGCCACGGCCAAGATCATCTCGCGCGAAGTATCGGACGGTATCATTGCGCCGGGCTACACTGAGGAAGCGCTCGAGGTACTGCGCAAGAAGAAGAACGGTTCGTACTGTGTACTGCAGATTGATCCCACATACGAACCGAGCCCGGTCGAACGCAAAACGCTGTTCGGATTGCAGCTCGAGCAACGGCGCAACGATGCCGACATTAACAAGGCGCTGTTCACTAATGTCGTTACCAAGAACAAAACACTACCGGAGGGGGCATTGCGCGATATGATCGTGGCCACTATCGCGCTCAAATACACGCAGAGCAATTCCGTCTGTTACGCGAAGGACGGACAGGTGGTTGGAATTGGTGCGGGACAGCAGTCACGTATTCACTGTACGCGGTTGGCCGGTGACAAAGCCGACAACTGGTGGTTGCGCCAGCATCCGCGCGTTACCGGTATGCAATTCCGGAAGGGAGTTAAGCGAGCAGAAATTTCGAACGCGATCGATAACTACGTGAACGGAACGGTTGGCAAGGATATGCCGGTGGCGCAGTTTGAAGCAATGCTGGAGAAGGTACCGGCCCCGCTCACCGTAGACGACAAGGAGAAGTGGACGCGCCAGCTGACGGGCGTTTCCCTCGGTTCGGATGCGTTCTTCCCGTTCCGGGACAATGTCGATCGGGCGAAGCTGAGTGGCGTGTCGTACATTGCGAGCCCATCCGGTTCGACGAACGATGCGGGTGTGATCGAGGCATGCAACGAACACGACATCGTGATGGTGCACACAAATCTCCGTCTTTTCCATCATTAA